Proteins encoded in a region of the Triticum dicoccoides isolate Atlit2015 ecotype Zavitan chromosome 3A, WEW_v2.0, whole genome shotgun sequence genome:
- the LOC119266841 gene encoding histone H2A.Z-specific chaperone CHZ1-like — MFDETNPIMEWLNEDEEDPILDGADAASAVFEKIRRLNSSRNNSYVGTKANKKKRKRNHDEENEYVETDSEDDDNENEYVDNESEDDDGVSEDDEDDQQDQQETQMQVEEETQVQVEKETQASIGNLETRRSGRLVRKKTKEINSLYS, encoded by the coding sequence ATGTTCGATGAGACAAATCCAATAATGGAGTGGCTGAATGAGGATGAAGAGGATCCAATTTTGGATGGAGCCGATGCGGCCAGTGCTGTTTTTGAGAAAATAAGGCGCCTCAACTCAAGCAGGAACAATTCTTATGTTGGTACAAAGGCtaataagaagaaaagaaagaggaaTCATGATGAGGAGAATGAGTATGTCGAAACTGACAGTGAGGATGACGACAACGAGAATGAATATGTTGATAATGAGAGTGAGGATGATGATGGGGTGagtgaggatgatgaggatgatcaaCAAGATCAGCAAGAAACACAAATGCAAGTGGAAGAAGAGACACAAGTACAAGTTGAAAAGGAGACACAAGCAAGCATTGGCAATTTGGAGACTCGTAGATCTGGACGACTAGTTAGGAAGAAGACCAAGGAAATCAACAGCCTCTACTCGTAG